The DNA sequence CGCCAAGAAACACGACGTAGATAGCCAGGATCGCCAAGCCAATTCGCAATGCCCAACGCTTCATCGCCCAGTCCCTCCTTTTCGCTTTACGCCGCGCGGTGACCCCGGCACCACCAGCGAGAAGATGAGCTTTTTCTCCACGGCGTCCACACGATCCAGCCGGACCCTCAGTTTATCCCCAATCCTGATCTCTTTGCGACTGCGTTCCGCCACGATGACGCGCGAATTCTCCTGGAAATTCCAGCGCTCGCCGGGCAGGAAGTCGATGGGCACCAACCCCTCGACAAAGAGCTCGTCCAATTCGACGAAGAAGCCGAACTTGGCCGTGGAGATCACCAGGGCGGGGAAGTCCTCGCCCACCCTGTCGATCATGAACTTCACTTTCTTCCACTCCAGTAACTCGCGCTCCGCCTCGGCCGCTCGCCGTTCGGTATCGGAGCTCTGCTCCGCCATCACCGGCAGCCCCACGATAGGTGCGGGCCGGCCGTCCAGCAGGCCGCCCAGCAGCCGGTGTACCAGTAGATCGGGATACCGCCGGATGGGCGACGTAAAGTGCGTGTAGGACTTCGCAGCCAATGCGAAGTGGCCCACGTTCTTGGTCGAATAGCGGGCCTGTTTCAGCGACCGCAGCATCAGGTAGCTGAGAATCCTCTCCTCCGGGCGGCCTTCCAACTTTTCCACCAGCTTCTGGTACATCTTCGAGGCAACGCGGAAACTGTCGTCCGCCCGTTCGATCACACGCATGATCCTGCGCCCATCGTTCTTCTTGTCCACCTGCCGGTATCTCTTCACTGGCATGGCAGGAATACCCAGCGAATAGCCAAAGCGGGACGCCACCTCTTCGAACTCCATCACGCGCTGAGGATCGGGAACCTCGTGCACGCGGTAGATCGACTCGTCCAGGTGCGACTCCAGATGGCTCGATACGGCCTCGTTCGCCGCCAGCATGAACTCCTCGATCAGGCGGTGCGCGATGTTCCTGGGAGTCCGCGCAATACCGGTCATGACGCCCTGCGCGTCAAATACCACGAGGGGCTCGGGCAGATCGAAGTCGATGGAGCCGCGCCGCATGCGCTGCTTGTTCAGAACCAGCGCGAGCTCTTTCATCAGCTCGAATTGCGGGATCAGCGTCTTGTATCGTTCGCGTTGCGCCTCGTCGCCTTCCAGCAGCAGATGGACGTTCGTATACGTCATGCGCTCCACGCTGCGGATCACGCCCCGGCAGAACTCCTGCTTCACCACCGTGCCCTGGCGGTCGATCTCCAACAGCGCGCTCATGCACAGCCGGTCCACCTGTGGCTTCAAGGAGCAGATCTCGGTGGATAGCTCCAGCGGCAGCATGGGCACGGCGCGGTCAGGGAAGTACACGCTGGTGCCCCGCGTCAAAGCCTCGATATCGATCGGCGTCCCCGGCCGCACGTAATGGCTGACGTCGGCGATATGCACGTGCAGCGCATAGTGGCCATTCTGCAGGTGGTCCACCCAGACGGCATCGTCGAAATCCCGCGCCGTCTCGCCGTCGATGGTGACAATCTCCATGCCGCGGAAATCGCGGCGGCCGTCCAGCTCGGCTTGCGTAATTACGCCCGGCACGCTCTGCGCCTGCTCCAAAACCTCGGCCGGAAACCGGTTTGGCAGGTGGTGCTTGCGGATCGTGACTTCCACATCCACGCCGAAGTCGTCCGGGTGGCCGAGCACTTCGACGACACGCCCCACCGGGTAATCGTCGCCGTCCTCCGGGTACTCGACGATCTCCACGTTGACGATCAAGCCGTCCAGATCCTCCGGCCCGTTCAGATTTAGCGGAGCGGCCCCGATGCGATCTGGATTTGCGCCCAGCTTCGGCAGTTCCATGCCGTCCGGGATCAGCACCCACTTCTGCAGCTTGCTGTCATGAGGCACGACGAAGTTCTGGCGGCGGCCTACCTTGAATTCGCCGACGACCGTGGGATGCGCGCGCCGCAGAATTTTGCGGATCTCGCCTTCGGCCCGGCCGGCATGCACGCGCGTGATCCGCGCCAGTACGCGATCGCCGTGCATCGCCGCGCCTTGCGAGTTCGGCGGCAGAAAGACGTCTCCACTCAAGCCGATCGGCTGCACTTCGGGGATTACGAACCCATAGCCGTCGCGGTGCATGTTCAGCCGCCCCACGGCGTACTCCTGCGTGCAGCGCGGCAGCACATACTGGCCGCCCTTCAGTTCGATCAGCGAGCCCTTGCGCGCCAGGCGGTCCAGCGCGTCTTCCAGTTCTTTCCGGTTCTCGCCCTTCAGGCCCAGCTCACGCACCAGGTGCTTATAGTTCGAGCGGCCGTGCGGCAACGTGGAGAACCGCTCCAGAATCTCGTTCTCCCACTGCCAGTCACTACGATGCATGATTTCTACTGTAGCGGCAAAACGCCTCAGTGAATCGTGCGGGTTTTGCGGTTGAGAAAGTCCATCAGCAGGTACTGGCCCAGGTTATACGGAGTCGTGAAATAGGCCTTGCCCCTGCACATCTCCGTTACCTTCTGCACGAACTGCACCAGCGAATAGTCGCTGGCCAGCATGAAGGTGTTGATCAGGATGCCGGCCCGCTTACACCGCCCAACTTCCTCCAGCGTCTTGCTCAGCACCAGCGGATCCAGGCCCATCGGGTTCTTGTAGATCCGTCCGTCCTCCAGTGTCAGGGCCGAAGGCTTGCCGTCCGTGATCATCACGATCTGCTTCATGTCCTTCTTTTCCGACGCCAGAATGCGTTGCGCCAGAATCAGGCCATCGCGCGTATTCGTGTAGTACGGGCCCACCTGCACGCGAGCCAGTTCGCCCAGACGCACCTCTTCCGCCGTGTCGTGAAACAGCACCAGGCGCAGCGAATCGCCGGGGAACTGCGTGCGGATCAGATGCGACAGGGCCAGCGCCACGCGCTTGGCGGGCGTAAAGCGGTCCTCCCCATAGAGGATCATCGAGTGGCTGCAATCCAGCATCAACACTGTCGCGCAGGAACTCTGATACTCGCTCTGATGCACATGCAGGTCGTCGTACTCGATCTCGAGCGGCAGCTTGGCGCCCTCGCGCTGTAACGCCGAAAACAGCGTCGCACTGGCGTCGAGATTCAGCGTGTCGCCGAACTCCCATTTCTTCGACGATCCGCTCGACTCCACGCCGGTCGAGAGGTCGCGCGTCTCGTGCGCTCCAAACGACGACCGCCCCAGGGCGCCCATCAGATCCTTCAGCGTCTTGAACCCCAGGAAATCGATGGCCTTGTCCGTGATTTCCACACGCACCGGCCGTTCTTTTTGTTCCTCCCGGTTCAGATAGCCCTCTTGTTCGAGCTTGGCGAGCAATCCGTCCAGAGCCTGTTCAATGCGCTGCTGGTCGAACTCGCCCCGCTCTTCCAACGCCCGCTTCAGCGCCTCGCGCAGTTCCTCCATCGTCAGCTCGCGCCATCCGTCGAAGCCGCTGTCCAGCATCAGGTCGCCCAACATCTGCATCAGATCCTCGGCCGAAAGGCCCAGGTCCGTTTCTTCGTAGCGTCCGTAGCGTATTTTTTTCATGGGAAGAGCAGTCAGCCTTCAGCTCTCAGCTATCAGCTTTGGGGCGGCCCGTTTTGCGAGTCGCCCTGGCCACCAGCGCGAAGCTGAAGGCTGATAGCTGACAGCTGATAGCTCGTTCGTCAGTTATAGTTCCGCTTCTTGTCCTTGCGCCTCCGCGGCGGCCACTCGTCGTCTTCTTCCTCGCCGCTCGCCCACTCCTGCGAATCCGACAACGAGCCGTCTCCACCCTGGAACCCCAGTTCCTCGCTGCGCCCAATGCGCTTCAAGGCGTAGAGCCCCTCCAGGATGAACTCGCCCGCGGCCGCCCGTATGCCATCGCTCTCGTTGTCCGAGAGGCCCAGATGCTTCGTCTTTTCCAGTAAGCCCGGAATCGCCGACAGCGCGTTCACCACCTCGGACGAAGTCGCCAGCTCATTGAGCTTGAGCGTCCCGCCGGCAGTGAAATGCTGAATTACCTCGCGCACGCTCACATTCTCGAAGTGCTTCTTGTAAACGCGGGCCAGCGACGCCTTGATCAGATCGCGAGCCACGGCATCGCCGCCCTTCAACTCACCCTCATACTCCAGTTCGAGCTTGCCCGTGATGGAAGGCAGCGCGGCATAGAGGTCGAGAATCCGTGGCACCGCGTCCGCGTCGCCCGTCAGCAGCGCGCGCCGCTCGGCATTCGATACGACGTTCTCCATCACCGAAATCGGCAGCCGCTGGCTCACTCCACTGCGTTTGTCCACGCGCTTGTCCTCGCGCGCCGCAAACGCCAGCGTCTCCACCACCTCGCGCATCCAGCCCGGCAGCGAGATGGACACGGCCGACTCGCGCTTGGTCCACGACTCGGCATTCGTGATCGCGATGCCCTGGTCCACCGTCAGCGGGTAGTGCGTCCGGATCTCGCTGCCGATGCGGTCTTTCAGCGGCGT is a window from the uncultured Paludibaculum sp. genome containing:
- a CDS encoding VacB/RNase II family 3'-5' exoribonuclease; its protein translation is MHRSDWQWENEILERFSTLPHGRSNYKHLVRELGLKGENRKELEDALDRLARKGSLIELKGGQYVLPRCTQEYAVGRLNMHRDGYGFVIPEVQPIGLSGDVFLPPNSQGAAMHGDRVLARITRVHAGRAEGEIRKILRRAHPTVVGEFKVGRRQNFVVPHDSKLQKWVLIPDGMELPKLGANPDRIGAAPLNLNGPEDLDGLIVNVEIVEYPEDGDDYPVGRVVEVLGHPDDFGVDVEVTIRKHHLPNRFPAEVLEQAQSVPGVITQAELDGRRDFRGMEIVTIDGETARDFDDAVWVDHLQNGHYALHVHIADVSHYVRPGTPIDIEALTRGTSVYFPDRAVPMLPLELSTEICSLKPQVDRLCMSALLEIDRQGTVVKQEFCRGVIRSVERMTYTNVHLLLEGDEAQRERYKTLIPQFELMKELALVLNKQRMRRGSIDFDLPEPLVVFDAQGVMTGIARTPRNIAHRLIEEFMLAANEAVSSHLESHLDESIYRVHEVPDPQRVMEFEEVASRFGYSLGIPAMPVKRYRQVDKKNDGRRIMRVIERADDSFRVASKMYQKLVEKLEGRPEERILSYLMLRSLKQARYSTKNVGHFALAAKSYTHFTSPIRRYPDLLVHRLLGGLLDGRPAPIVGLPVMAEQSSDTERRAAEAERELLEWKKVKFMIDRVGEDFPALVISTAKFGFFVELDELFVEGLVPIDFLPGERWNFQENSRVIVAERSRKEIRIGDKLRVRLDRVDAVEKKLIFSLVVPGSPRGVKRKGGTGR
- a CDS encoding VWA domain-containing protein produces the protein MKKIRYGRYEETDLGLSAEDLMQMLGDLMLDSGFDGWRELTMEELREALKRALEERGEFDQQRIEQALDGLLAKLEQEGYLNREEQKERPVRVEITDKAIDFLGFKTLKDLMGALGRSSFGAHETRDLSTGVESSGSSKKWEFGDTLNLDASATLFSALQREGAKLPLEIEYDDLHVHQSEYQSSCATVLMLDCSHSMILYGEDRFTPAKRVALALSHLIRTQFPGDSLRLVLFHDTAEEVRLGELARVQVGPYYTNTRDGLILAQRILASEKKDMKQIVMITDGKPSALTLEDGRIYKNPMGLDPLVLSKTLEEVGRCKRAGILINTFMLASDYSLVQFVQKVTEMCRGKAYFTTPYNLGQYLLMDFLNRKTRTIH
- a CDS encoding magnesium chelatase gives rise to the protein MHLIYMGVNTWELPHTLGALRRSEWSEQRCRCRSVKDEIRENLICKLKQGKRLFPGIVGYEDTVVPQVVNAVLSKHNFILLGLRGQAKTKLIRMLTSLLDEAMPYIAGSEIRDNPYQPLSKFGRQTVEEMGEETPIAWLTPEQRYVEKLATPDVTIADMIGDLDPIKAARSGQNISDELTVHYGLLPRANRGIFAINELPDLAGKIQVGLFNILQEGDVQIKGYPVRLPLDLMMVFTANPEDYTARGKIITPLKDRIGSEIRTHYPLTVDQGIAITNAESWTKRESAVSISLPGWMREVVETLAFAAREDKRVDKRSGVSQRLPISVMENVVSNAERRALLTGDADAVPRILDLYAALPSITGKLELEYEGELKGGDAVARDLIKASLARVYKKHFENVSVREVIQHFTAGGTLKLNELATSSEVVNALSAIPGLLEKTKHLGLSDNESDGIRAAAGEFILEGLYALKRIGRSEELGFQGGDGSLSDSQEWASGEEEDDEWPPRRRKDKKRNYN